One Gossypium hirsutum isolate 1008001.06 chromosome A11, Gossypium_hirsutum_v2.1, whole genome shotgun sequence genomic window carries:
- the LOC121209721 gene encoding brassinosteroid-responsive RING protein 1: MGFPVGYTEVFLPKLFVHMLWFLGFIRCLIVTLFSYLGLSDFLEPDTVWQDNRTRITPENPPVSALLIREILPVIKFEELVVVGDPPESCAVCLYEFEGGEEIRWLRNCRHVFHRACLDRWMDHEQKTCPLCRTPFVPDELQDEFNQRLWAASGVGDLHSEYVSVPGL; this comes from the coding sequence ATGGGGTTTCCAGTTGGTTACACCGAAGTTTTCTTACCGAAACTCTTCGTCCACATGCTTTGGTTTCTGGGTTTCATCCGATGTCTAATTGTTACTCTTTTTAGCTACCTCGGTCTCTCCGATTTCCTCGAACCAGACACTGTTTGGCAGGATAACCGGACCCGAATTACACCCGAGAACCCGCCCGTATCAGCTCTTCTGATCCGTGAAATCCTTCCCGTCATAAAGTTCGAGGAGCTCGTTGTCGTGGGGGATCCACCGGAGAGTTGTGCCGTTTGCTTGTACGAGTTCGAAGGAGGTGAAGAGATCAGGTGGTTGAGGAACTGTAGGCACGTTTTCCATCGGGCGTGTTTGGACCGTTGGATGGACCATGAGCAGAAAACATGTCCGCTCTGTAGGACACCGTTTGTGCCCGACGAGTTGCAGGACGAGTTCAATCAAAGACTCTGGGCTGCTTCCGGTGTCGGTGATTTACACAGTGAGTACGTTTCGGTTCCGGGATtgtag
- the LOC107923139 gene encoding 46 kDa FK506-binding nuclear protein: MRIRKNAKLSSLIHSEGSRAESVHVCELNQSPWDVISFAQDPYPSYLHHQFEAEDSFNGNGSLGDSIGAVESVASMMEIEDKAIMKVEGMVIDDNDEVKFGFQTQCEEEEEGSKQERVLKSCSNDSGNNPSKKSDKNNYQLTGNRRGRARAAKKGSSSASNPYEFYYYSGFGPSWGRRRGGEMRKNIIEGKEVENNSSAVTAQNNTTPSSSSQFDNNEEFDYVDDEDDEYDDDEEDENVDSGKKRMRKPIKARSLKSLM; this comes from the exons ATGAGGATTCGGAAGAACGCGAAGCTATCATCGCTGATACACTCCGAGGGTTCAAGGGCTGAGAGTGTGCACGTGTGCGAGCTGAACCAGTCGCCATGGGATGTGATTTCCTTCGCTCAAGACCCATACCCATCGTATCTTCATCACCAG TTCGAAGCAGAAGATAGTTTTAATGGAAATGGGAGCTTAGGCGATTCTATTGGTGCTGTCGAGAG CGTAGCGTCGATGATGGAGATTGAAGATAAAGCGATAATGAAAGTGGAAGGCATGGTTATCGACGATAACGACGAGGTGAAATTTGGGTTTCAGACCCAATGCGAAGAGGAAGAAGAGGGATCCAAGCAAGAGCGTGTGCTGAAATCTTGCAGCAACGATAGCGGAAATAATCCCAGCAAGAAATCGGACAAGAATAATTACCAGCTAACCGGTAACCGCCGCGGACGAGCCCGAGCCGCCAAGAAAGGGTCGTCGTCAGCTTCGAACCCGTACGAATTTTACTATTATTCGGGGTTCGGGCCGTCGTGGGGAAGGAGAAGAGGCGGCGAAATGAGGAAGAATATTATCGAGGGTAAAGAAGTTGAAAACAACAGCAGCGCTGTCACGGCTCAAAACAATACGACGCCGTCGTCGTCTTCGCAATTCGATAATAATGAAGAATTTGATTATGTGGATGATGAGGATGATGAATATGATGATGACGAGGAGGACGAGAACGTAGATAGTGGCAAGAAACGGATGAGGAAACCTATTAAAGCAAGATCATTAAAGTCCTTAATGTGA